From the Clostridium putrefaciens genome, one window contains:
- a CDS encoding TetR/AcrR family transcriptional regulator produces the protein MDNKELQKKRMLSYFLEATNKIIEEEGMDAVTIRKVANLAGYNSATLYNYFQNLNHLLFFASLKYLKDYAKNLYSYTKNSKNSLETYLNVWLCFSYHSYLKPEIYNLIFFSEFSSDTVNESINSYYSIFPEELCEESKKFLPMLLEDNIYIRDYKLLKSSSEEGFLKEEDLKDINEMNVLIYRGMLSKLLSKNNIYTVELAVEKTMRYINKTMKAYGVSSTDLKYIHAK, from the coding sequence ATGGATAATAAAGAATTGCAAAAGAAAAGAATGTTAAGCTATTTTTTAGAAGCTACAAATAAGATTATTGAAGAAGAAGGTATGGATGCTGTAACAATAAGAAAGGTTGCTAATTTAGCGGGTTACAATAGTGCAACTTTGTATAATTATTTTCAAAATTTAAATCATCTTCTATTTTTTGCTTCTTTGAAATACTTAAAAGACTATGCAAAGAACCTTTACAGTTACACTAAAAATTCTAAAAACTCTTTAGAAACTTACCTTAATGTCTGGTTATGTTTTTCTTACCACTCTTATTTAAAACCTGAAATTTATAACTTAATATTTTTTAGTGAATTTTCTTCAGATACAGTAAATGAGTCTATTAACAGTTACTATTCTATATTTCCAGAAGAGCTTTGCGAAGAATCTAAAAAGTTTTTACCTATGCTACTTGAAGACAATATATATATAAGAGACTATAAATTATTAAAATCTTCATCAGAAGAAGGCTTTTTAAAAGAAGAAGATCTAAAAGATATTAATGAAATGAATGTTTTAATATATAGGGGTATGTTATCTAAGCTTTTAAGTAAGAACAACATCTATACAGTAGAGTTAGCCGTTGAAAAAACCATGAGATACATTAACAAAACCATGAAAGCTTACGGAGTAAGTTCTACGGACTTGAAATATATTCATGCAAAATAA
- a CDS encoding glycine betaine uptake BCCT transporter yields the protein MKVNTSDKSKKRGQPVYYISLIITFIVVLWAIISKDTFARAADNLLNTLTNNFGWAYLLSMLIFVGFAMVLAFSKYGNIKLGADDSKPEYSTASWFAMLFGAGMGIGLVFWGTAEPLSHFVAPKGLEPGSVEAASFAMRASFMHWGFHPWANYSIIGLALAYFQFRKNKPGLISSIFEPLIGEKRVNGPIGKAIDIFAVLATVAGVATSLGLGTLQINSGLKYLFGVPETQVVQVIIIVVITIVFIWSAVSGIEKGIKVISDVNLYLAFGLLILALLIGPTVKIINSFSNGLGAYISNFFQDSLQIEAFGDNSWLNGWRIFYWAWWIAWAPFVGTFIARISKGRTIREFVLGVIVAPSIASFVWFSVFGTMGINLGIEGIMSMDALKTVAASPETAFFVIMSNYKLGVILSFIALFLLGTFFVTSANSATFVLGMLTSKGDLNPSNRKKIVWGLVQSLLATSLLLAGGLKSLQTASVAAAFPFIFIMIFSCISLWKALSEEKI from the coding sequence GTGAAAGTAAATACAAGTGATAAATCAAAGAAAAGAGGGCAACCCGTTTATTATATATCCTTGATTATAACCTTTATAGTGGTTTTGTGGGCTATTATATCAAAAGATACCTTTGCTAGGGCAGCAGATAATTTATTAAATACCTTAACTAATAACTTTGGATGGGCATATCTATTATCCATGCTTATATTTGTAGGCTTTGCCATGGTATTAGCCTTTAGTAAATATGGGAATATAAAACTTGGAGCAGATGATTCAAAACCAGAATACAGTACAGCATCATGGTTTGCTATGCTCTTTGGAGCTGGTATGGGAATCGGTTTAGTATTTTGGGGAACAGCAGAACCTTTATCACACTTCGTAGCACCAAAAGGCTTAGAGCCAGGTTCCGTGGAAGCAGCTAGTTTTGCAATGAGAGCTTCTTTTATGCATTGGGGATTTCACCCCTGGGCTAACTATTCTATAATAGGATTAGCGCTAGCATATTTTCAATTTAGAAAGAATAAACCAGGATTAATAAGTAGCATATTTGAACCTTTAATAGGGGAAAAGAGAGTTAATGGTCCAATAGGAAAAGCCATAGATATATTTGCAGTACTTGCTACAGTAGCAGGAGTTGCAACATCCTTGGGACTTGGTACACTTCAAATAAATAGCGGACTTAAGTATCTTTTTGGAGTACCAGAAACACAGGTAGTTCAAGTAATTATAATAGTGGTAATAACTATAGTATTTATTTGGTCTGCTGTAAGTGGTATAGAAAAAGGAATAAAGGTTATTTCAGATGTGAATTTATACTTAGCATTTGGACTTTTAATATTAGCACTTCTAATAGGACCTACTGTAAAGATTATAAATTCATTTTCTAATGGATTAGGTGCCTATATAAGTAACTTCTTTCAAGATAGTCTTCAAATCGAAGCATTTGGTGATAATTCGTGGCTTAATGGTTGGAGAATATTTTATTGGGCTTGGTGGATAGCTTGGGCACCTTTTGTTGGTACGTTTATAGCTAGGATATCTAAAGGAAGAACTATAAGAGAATTTGTATTAGGAGTTATAGTTGCTCCGTCAATAGCATCTTTCGTGTGGTTTTCAGTATTTGGAACTATGGGAATAAACTTAGGTATTGAAGGTATTATGTCTATGGATGCTTTAAAAACTGTTGCAGCATCACCAGAGACAGCCTTCTTTGTAATAATGAGTAATTATAAGTTAGGGGTTATACTATCCTTTATTGCATTATTTTTATTAGGGACATTTTTTGTAACCTCTGCAAATTCAGCTACATTTGTACTTGGTATGCTAACATCAAAGGGTGATTTGAATCCTTCAAATAGAAAAAAGATAGTTTGGGGATTAGTTCAATCATTACTTGCTACCTCTTTATTACTTGCAGGAGGATTAAAGTCTTTGCAGACGGCTTCAGTAGCTGCAGCCTTCCCGTTTATATTTATAATGATTTTTTCCTGTATTTCATTATGGAAGGCTCTTTCAGAGGAAAAGATATAA
- a CDS encoding nucleoside deaminase: MEFIDVALEEAKKALYIDEVPIGAIIVKDGKIIGRGHNLRETIKNPLAHAEIIAINEASKTLGNWRLNGCSMFVTLEPCIMCAGAIVQSRLSELNIGTFDPNLGACGSVLNLVNNQYINSNIKVNWLYNNECSEILKEFFKSLRNKSI, encoded by the coding sequence GTGGAATTTATAGACGTAGCCTTAGAAGAGGCTAAAAAAGCTTTATACATAGATGAGGTTCCAATAGGTGCAATTATAGTAAAGGATGGCAAGATAATTGGAAGGGGCCATAATTTAAGAGAAACTATAAAAAATCCATTAGCTCATGCTGAAATCATTGCTATAAACGAGGCTTCTAAAACTCTTGGAAATTGGAGACTTAATGGATGTAGTATGTTTGTAACCTTAGAGCCTTGTATAATGTGTGCTGGTGCCATTGTTCAATCAAGATTATCAGAGCTTAATATAGGTACCTTTGACCCAAACCTCGGAGCTTGTGGCTCTGTTTTAAACTTAGTAAATAATCAATATATTAATTCTAATATAAAGGTAAATTGGCTTTATAATAATGAATGTAGTGAAATTTTAAAAGAGTTTTTTAAATCTCTAAGAAATAAATCAATATAA
- a CDS encoding HlyC/CorC family transporter: MDPSTWHLVLLTVLLLLSAFFSASETALMSFSKIRVKHLVEEGVKGADKIEKLIASPNKLLGSILVGNNVANIAASALATSIALKAFGQKGVGIATIAMTVLVLIFAEITPKSLAAQNSEKVSFKVYKPISFIIIILRPVVTVFTFISSGIIKLLGGNPDKTQPFITEEELKTLVDVGEEEGVLEVGEKEMIYNVFEFGDLQTKDVMVQRVDVIAINTLSTYDEILEVLKREQFSRIPVYRDSIDDIVGVLYIKDLLLKEKEEKFNVEDYMREPNYTYEFRRITDLFTDMKKDRNHMYIVLDEYGGTVGIVTIEDLVEEIVGEIEDEYDDEDDKEIDVIKEDEYVVSGSARLDDLNDLIGTSMQSEEFDSIGGFIIGQLGRFPDTGENIQFDTTKFVIEELDKNRIKKVRIFT; encoded by the coding sequence TTGGACCCTAGCACGTGGCATTTGGTTTTATTAACTGTGCTTTTATTATTATCAGCATTTTTCTCAGCTTCTGAAACAGCTCTTATGAGCTTTAGTAAGATAAGAGTAAAACACCTTGTAGAAGAAGGTGTAAAAGGAGCTGACAAAATAGAAAAACTTATAGCAAGCCCTAATAAACTATTAGGAAGCATTTTAGTTGGCAATAACGTCGCAAATATAGCAGCTTCTGCTCTAGCAACCTCAATTGCATTAAAAGCCTTTGGACAAAAGGGTGTAGGAATAGCAACTATTGCTATGACCGTATTAGTGCTTATATTTGCAGAAATAACCCCTAAGTCGTTAGCTGCTCAAAATTCAGAAAAGGTTTCTTTTAAGGTTTATAAACCTATAAGTTTTATTATAATAATACTCAGACCTGTAGTAACTGTATTTACATTTATATCTTCAGGGATTATAAAGTTATTAGGTGGAAACCCTGATAAAACTCAACCCTTCATAACAGAAGAAGAATTAAAAACCTTAGTAGATGTTGGGGAGGAAGAGGGTGTTCTTGAAGTTGGAGAAAAAGAAATGATATATAATGTTTTCGAATTTGGAGATCTTCAAACAAAGGATGTAATGGTTCAAAGGGTAGATGTTATAGCTATAAATACTCTATCTACCTACGATGAAATCCTTGAAGTCTTAAAAAGAGAACAATTCTCTAGGATACCTGTCTACAGGGACTCTATAGATGATATTGTAGGTGTGTTATACATAAAAGACTTGCTTCTAAAAGAAAAAGAAGAAAAATTTAACGTTGAGGACTACATGAGAGAGCCTAATTACACCTATGAGTTTAGAAGGATTACAGATCTTTTTACTGATATGAAAAAGGACAGGAATCACATGTATATCGTGCTTGATGAGTATGGTGGTACCGTAGGTATCGTAACCATTGAGGACTTAGTTGAAGAAATTGTTGGAGAGATTGAAGACGAATATGATGATGAAGATGATAAAGAAATTGATGTAATTAAAGAAGATGAGTATGTAGTATCTGGAAGTGCTAGGTTAGATGATCTTAATGACCTTATAGGAACATCCATGCAATCAGAAGAATTTGATTCTATAGGCGGATTTATAATAGGTCAGCTTGGAAGATTCCCAGATACAGGAGAAAACATACAATTCGACACAACTAAATTCGTTATAGAAGAGCTAGATAAAAATAGAATAAAAAAGGTACGTATATTTACGTAA
- a CDS encoding phasin family protein — protein sequence MLDELKKVFLAGVGSVAYTYEKSSKIIEDMVEKGKLSTKEGKELSEELKRNMQSSGEKVVSKVDSIKPLNKNEVLFIIEELNLAHQADLNEVKEKMLKLEAKISLLENKQE from the coding sequence ATGTTAGATGAATTAAAAAAGGTATTTCTTGCAGGAGTAGGTTCTGTTGCTTATACTTATGAAAAGTCTTCAAAGATTATTGAAGATATGGTTGAAAAGGGAAAGCTAAGTACAAAAGAAGGTAAAGAATTAAGCGAAGAACTAAAAAGAAACATGCAAAGTTCTGGGGAAAAGGTAGTTTCAAAAGTTGATAGTATAAAACCTTTAAATAAAAATGAGGTGCTTTTTATAATTGAAGAACTAAATTTAGCACATCAAGCAGATTTAAATGAAGTTAAAGAAAAGATGTTAAAACTAGAGGCTAAAATAAGCCTTTTAGAAAATAAGCAAGAGTAA
- a CDS encoding ABC1 kinase family protein, producing MAKNSAKRLKEIVKVSAFYGFGFIVDNKIKRQDNSPENLRLACEDLGPTFIKLGQILSTRPDILPAEYIRELSKLQDNVLPERFKDINKVIKGEFGKSIEDLFLKFNEIPLASASVAQVHEATLKDGREVIVKVQRPDIAYKMEMDISILSRIFNLTKAKFKDTLIDPTEALNELLDSTRLELDFNIEAENIEKFRGINKLVTCVYAPFVINEYSGRTVLTLEKIDGYKISDREELLKLGYDLPDISKKLALSFLKNIFEDGFFHADPHPGNLLIRDGKICFIDFGIIGKLNKTLRDSLNDAVVAVAYQDINKLISVFMSIGIKSGFVDRNQLYEDIDYLFANYLNTSFENINISYMLQEVFDVARRNNIKLPKELTLVIRTFIILEGVIAQISPEIKVLDIAIPYVKSHNLNKDIDLDEVLLNTHIFLKNSVKVPTKLIEVSDSILSGRTKIKLELKSLDKPLNELNRMVNRMVFGLVVSAMIVASSLVLNSNIGPKVYDVSLIGVVGFIVAGISGLWLLISILRSGMM from the coding sequence ATGGCTAAGAATTCTGCTAAACGTTTGAAAGAGATAGTAAAGGTTTCAGCTTTTTATGGATTTGGGTTTATAGTTGATAATAAAATAAAAAGACAAGATAATTCACCTGAAAATTTAAGATTAGCTTGTGAAGACCTTGGTCCGACATTTATAAAGCTTGGGCAAATATTAAGCACTAGGCCAGACATATTACCTGCGGAATATATAAGGGAATTATCAAAGCTTCAAGATAATGTTTTACCTGAAAGGTTTAAAGATATAAATAAGGTTATAAAAGGCGAGTTTGGCAAATCAATTGAAGATCTATTCCTAAAGTTCAATGAGATACCCTTAGCATCAGCTTCTGTAGCACAAGTACATGAAGCAACACTAAAGGATGGTAGAGAAGTTATAGTAAAGGTCCAAAGGCCTGACATCGCATATAAGATGGAGATGGATATTTCCATACTATCCAGGATATTTAACCTTACTAAGGCTAAATTTAAAGATACATTAATAGATCCTACTGAAGCTTTAAATGAACTTCTTGATTCTACAAGGCTTGAATTAGACTTTAATATAGAAGCAGAGAATATAGAAAAGTTTAGGGGGATTAATAAATTAGTTACATGCGTTTATGCACCCTTTGTAATAAATGAATATAGTGGAAGAACTGTACTTACATTAGAGAAGATTGATGGGTATAAAATTAGTGATAGAGAAGAGCTTTTAAAGTTAGGATATGACTTACCTGATATATCAAAGAAACTAGCATTAAGTTTCCTTAAGAATATTTTTGAAGATGGCTTCTTTCATGCAGATCCTCATCCAGGTAATCTTCTAATTAGAGATGGAAAGATATGTTTTATAGACTTTGGTATAATTGGTAAGTTAAATAAGACATTAAGAGACTCTTTAAATGACGCTGTGGTAGCAGTTGCATATCAAGATATAAATAAACTCATATCTGTATTTATGTCTATAGGAATAAAAAGTGGATTTGTAGATAGGAATCAACTTTATGAAGATATTGATTACCTCTTTGCTAATTATTTAAATACCTCATTTGAAAATATAAATATATCGTATATGCTGCAAGAAGTGTTTGATGTTGCTAGACGAAATAATATTAAGCTACCAAAAGAGTTAACCCTTGTTATAAGAACATTTATAATATTAGAAGGTGTTATAGCTCAAATATCCCCTGAAATTAAGGTTTTAGATATTGCTATACCTTATGTAAAGTCACATAACTTAAATAAAGATATAGATTTAGATGAAGTTTTATTAAATACACATATATTTTTAAAAAATAGTGTTAAGGTTCCAACAAAATTAATAGAGGTTTCAGATAGTATATTAAGTGGAAGAACTAAAATTAAACTAGAACTTAAAAGTTTAGATAAACCTTTAAATGAATTAAATAGAATGGTTAATCGTATGGTGTTTGGACTTGTAGTGTCTGCTATGATTGTTGCCTCATCCTTAGTATTAAATTCTAATATAGGACCTAAGGTATATGATGTTTCACTAATTGGTGTGGTTGGGTTCATAGTTGCCGGGATATCTGGTCTTTGGTTATTAATATCTATTTTAAGGTCGGGTATGATGTAA
- a CDS encoding TetR/AcrR family transcriptional regulator, with amino-acid sequence MDLNKTKNIISKAAIDIFSKKGYEGATMEDIAITGGLAKGTLYYHFKSKEEIFNYIIKVGMDIIKEDIIEETEKESNPILKLRALCKIQLQSVYKYKDFFKVIMSQLWGQEIRQVEIRDSLSDYISILEGYLKEAIDNGILKKGNPAFMAHLFLGILMSASIYELLNAEDPDIEELLDSLMNYVLRGIEI; translated from the coding sequence ATGGATTTGAATAAAACTAAAAATATAATTTCTAAAGCTGCTATTGATATCTTTTCTAAAAAGGGCTATGAAGGTGCTACTATGGAAGATATAGCTATTACTGGAGGCCTTGCAAAGGGAACATTATACTATCATTTTAAGAGCAAGGAAGAAATATTTAATTATATAATAAAAGTTGGTATGGACATAATAAAAGAAGACATCATAGAAGAGACGGAAAAAGAAAGTAATCCCATATTAAAACTAAGAGCTCTTTGTAAGATACAGCTTCAATCTGTCTATAAATACAAAGACTTCTTCAAAGTCATTATGAGTCAACTTTGGGGTCAAGAAATAAGGCAAGTAGAAATCAGGGATTCATTAAGTGATTATATATCTATCTTAGAGGGGTATTTAAAGGAAGCTATAGACAATGGGATCCTAAAAAAGGGAAATCCAGCTTTTATGGCTCACCTATTCTTAGGTATTTTGATGTCTGCCTCTATATATGAATTGTTAAATGCAGAGGATCCTGACATAGAAGAATTATTAGATAGTCTAATGAACTATGTACTCCGAGGTATTGAAATATAA